A genomic stretch from Candidatus Rokuibacteriota bacterium includes:
- the pal gene encoding peptidoglycan-associated lipoprotein Pal, with protein MPGAPTVGRPGAPGVTPGAPGVTPGAPGVTPGAPGVTPGAPGAPRPGVPGAPGPAVTPGAPAPARPPAPREFAAITELQDIHFDFDKYDIRPGDAKILDENAKWMKTNQRHLVLIEGHCDERGTNEYNLALGERRAKATMNYLVAQGVQAGRITIISYGEERPVCTQKNEECWAQNRRAHFLVKAQ; from the coding sequence ATGCCCGGAGCGCCCACTGTCGGACGGCCTGGTGCTCCCGGCGTTACTCCTGGTGCTCCCGGCGTTACTCCTGGTGCTCCCGGCGTTACTCCTGGTGCCCCCGGCGTCACTCCCGGTGCCCCCGGCGCTCCTCGTCCCGGCGTTCCCGGTGCGCCCGGGCCTGCCGTGACCCCCGGAGCTCCTGCCCCCGCGCGGCCTCCGGCGCCCAGGGAGTTCGCCGCGATCACAGAGCTCCAAGATATCCACTTCGACTTCGACAAGTACGACATCCGCCCGGGCGACGCCAAGATCCTCGACGAGAACGCGAAGTGGATGAAGACCAACCAGAGGCACCTCGTCCTCATCGAGGGCCACTGCGACGAGCGCGGGACCAACGAGTACAACCTGGCCCTCGGCGAGCGCCGTGCCAAGGCGACGATGAACTATCTGGTCGCCCAGGGCGTGCAGGCTGGCCGGATCACGATCATCAGCTACGGCGAGGAGCGCCCGGTCTGCACGCAGAAGAACGAGGAGTGCTGGGCTCAGAACCGCCGGGCGCATTTCCTGGTGAAGGCCCAGTAA